CCGGTGCTCGTCGACGACGGCGTCGTCCGAAGCCTCGCGGCGACGTACCCGACGGTGAGCGCGCTCCTCGAGGAGGACGACCCGGCCGCAGCCGCGCGCGCGGCACGCGGGGCAGACCTCGGCGGGCTCGACGACATCTATGCCAACACCCGCTTCGATGATCGCGACACGGAACAGCCCTGGCTTCTGGCACCCCACGACCTCCAGGCGGTGAAGGCCGCGGGAGTCACCTTCGCCGTCTCGATGATCGAGCGCGTCATCGAGGAGCGGGTGCGAGGCGATCACTCCGCCGCCGCCGAACTCCGTCACGTGATCGCCGAGCGTGTCGGCGGCGATCTCGGCGGTGTGCAGCCCGGCTCCGAGCGAGCCGCTGAGCTGAAGGACTTCTTCGTCGCAGAAGGACTGTGGTCGCAGTACCTCGAGGTGGGTATCGGCCCGGATGCCGAGATCTTCACCAAGTCGCTGCCTCTCGCTTCGCGAGGCACGGGCGAGCAGATCGGCATCCTCCGCTCGTCGCAGTGGAACAACCCCGAGCCGGAGGTCGCCCTGGCGGTGTCCTCGCGCGGGGCCGCTGTCGGCGCCCTGCTCGCGAACGACGTCAACCTC
The Microbacterium sp. SLBN-154 DNA segment above includes these coding regions:
- a CDS encoding fumarylacetoacetate hydrolase family protein, with the protein product MTWFPALTAALPADASDAVLIGRVWEPAAQGPTPVLVDDGVVRSLAATYPTVSALLEEDDPAAAARAARGADLGGLDDIYANTRFDDRDTEQPWLLAPHDLQAVKAAGVTFAVSMIERVIEERVRGDHSAAAELRHVIAERVGGDLGGVQPGSERAAELKDFFVAEGLWSQYLEVGIGPDAEIFTKSLPLASRGTGEQIGILRSSQWNNPEPEVALAVSSRGAAVGALLANDVNLRDIEGRSALLLPKAKDNNASCATGPFIRLFDDRYGIDDVRSAEVSVRVEGKDGFVLAAASDMRQISRDPLDLVAQLIGPHHQYPDGAVLMMGTLFAPIEDRDEPGLGFTHKRGDVVEIRSESLGTLANVVDFSEDCEPWDFGITGLMRNLAGRGLL